A stretch of Shewanella dokdonensis DNA encodes these proteins:
- the ansA gene encoding asparaginase, which translates to MTKKNIYIAYTGGTIGMQKTEHGFAPVAGFLTECLNSMPEFFREEMPAFVLHEYSPLIDSSNMSPAHWQMIADDIEANYDKYDGFVILHGTDTMAFTASALSFMLQNLSKPVIITGSQIPLSELRSDGQTNLLNALYIAANYPVAEVCLFFNNKLFRGNRTTKAHADGFDAFASPNFPLLLEAGIKIRLRAGAITQYSGTPLQVTHIHPQPIGIVTLYPGISNEIFRNILQQPVKALILLTYGVGNAPQNPELLQTLKQANDSGIILVNLTQCRQGRVNMGGYATGNALAEAGFISGFDMTTEAALAKLHYLFSKNLTVAEIREKMQQNLCGELTND; encoded by the coding sequence ATGACTAAAAAAAATATCTATATCGCCTATACCGGCGGCACCATCGGTATGCAGAAAACCGAACACGGCTTTGCACCAGTGGCAGGCTTTCTGACAGAGTGCCTTAATTCGATGCCGGAGTTTTTCCGTGAAGAAATGCCGGCATTTGTGTTACATGAATACTCACCGCTAATCGACTCATCCAACATGTCTCCGGCACATTGGCAGATGATTGCGGATGATATTGAAGCCAATTACGACAAATACGATGGCTTCGTCATCCTGCATGGCACCGACACTATGGCCTTCACCGCTTCGGCGTTGTCGTTTATGCTGCAGAATCTGTCCAAACCCGTGATTATCACGGGCTCACAAATTCCCTTGTCAGAGCTGCGCTCCGATGGGCAGACCAATCTACTCAATGCCCTGTATATTGCCGCTAACTATCCAGTGGCAGAAGTCTGTCTGTTTTTTAATAACAAATTATTCCGTGGTAACCGCACCACCAAGGCTCATGCGGATGGGTTTGATGCCTTTGCCTCGCCCAATTTCCCATTACTGTTAGAGGCAGGCATTAAAATCCGTCTGCGCGCAGGTGCCATTACTCAGTATTCGGGCACGCCACTACAGGTGACCCATATCCATCCACAACCGATAGGAATTGTGACGCTCTATCCAGGGATTTCGAACGAAATCTTCCGCAATATTCTGCAACAACCGGTAAAAGCGCTGATCCTACTCACTTACGGCGTGGGCAATGCGCCGCAAAATCCTGAGCTGTTACAAACCCTGAAACAGGCGAATGACAGCGGCATCATACTGGTTAACCTGACACAATGCCGTCAAGGGCGGGTGAATATGGGAGGCTATGCCACAGGAAACGCTCTGGCAGAAGCTGGCTTTATCAGTGGTTTTGACATGACCACCGAAGCCGCATTAGCCAAACTGCATTATCTGTTTTCGAAAAATCTTACTGTGGCGGAAATCCGTGAAAAGATGCAGCAAAATCTCTGTGGTGAGCTGACCAACGATTAA
- the sppA gene encoding signal peptide peptidase SppA, translated as MSAKPLTTKNTLILIWNVINFIRKLVLNLVFFPLFFLLLIVFVVALFSNDEVKVDDGSALVLNLAGRLVDQKQEIDPIDALMKQRQGRDANGELLLNDVLYTIDSAANDKRISALVLDLADLAPGGITKLQTIGHHLEQFKKSGKPVIAIGNYYNQYQYLLATYADTIYLNPQGMVTVEGLSSYRQFYKSALDKLKVNTHVFRVGTYKSAVEPFIRDDMSDAAKEANSALLSDIWNVYTTTAAKNRGIQPADFGLDAEHYMTALNAADDRSAVMAVNMKWVDQLATAEQFRQAMIKLVGKASKGHSFKQVDYYDYAALMAPAPTIISHDAVGIVVAKGNILNGNQPAGAIGGDSTSALLRKARFDNKIKAVVLRVDSPGGSAFASEQIRQEVLALKAAGKPVVVSMSSLAASGGYWISASADYIYANPATLTGSIGIFGMLTTFEDSLAALGIHTDGVATSDWSTLSVTRPLSDGVKEVIQRNIERGYLDFISLVAKERHMTLEQVDKIAQGRVWSGVKAKELGLVDDLGDEDAAVSKAAELAGLSNYDTRVIEKELTPEQLFMQKLLTNVAAWVPAGIAHTSAAQQLLGQLTSIAEEFASFDDPNHVYLYCDSCSY; from the coding sequence ATGTCCGCGAAACCTCTGACAACCAAAAATACATTGATATTGATATGGAATGTCATCAACTTTATTCGTAAGTTGGTGCTGAATCTGGTGTTTTTCCCACTCTTTTTCTTGTTGTTGATCGTGTTTGTTGTAGCACTGTTCAGTAATGATGAAGTCAAGGTAGACGATGGTTCGGCACTGGTACTCAATCTGGCTGGCCGACTGGTAGACCAGAAACAAGAGATTGACCCGATAGATGCCTTGATGAAACAACGTCAAGGCCGTGATGCTAATGGTGAACTGTTACTCAACGATGTGCTTTATACCATCGACAGTGCCGCCAATGACAAACGCATCTCCGCACTGGTACTGGACTTGGCGGATTTAGCCCCCGGCGGTATCACCAAGCTCCAGACCATTGGTCATCACCTTGAGCAGTTCAAGAAAAGCGGTAAGCCCGTTATAGCCATTGGTAACTATTACAATCAATACCAGTATCTGCTCGCAACCTATGCCGATACTATCTACCTCAACCCACAAGGCATGGTCACGGTCGAAGGTTTGAGCAGTTACCGCCAATTTTATAAATCGGCGTTAGATAAACTCAAAGTGAATACTCATGTATTCCGCGTGGGCACCTACAAATCAGCGGTGGAACCCTTTATTCGGGACGATATGTCGGATGCTGCCAAAGAAGCCAACAGCGCGTTACTGAGCGATATCTGGAATGTATACACCACCACTGCGGCCAAGAATCGAGGCATACAGCCTGCCGATTTCGGACTTGATGCTGAACATTATATGACAGCGCTGAATGCGGCAGATGATCGCTCGGCTGTCATGGCCGTCAATATGAAATGGGTTGACCAGCTTGCCACGGCCGAACAGTTCCGTCAGGCGATGATTAAACTGGTGGGCAAGGCCAGCAAAGGGCACAGTTTCAAACAAGTTGACTACTATGACTACGCGGCGTTAATGGCACCAGCGCCAACTATCATATCTCATGATGCGGTGGGGATTGTGGTAGCCAAAGGCAATATTCTTAATGGTAACCAACCGGCTGGGGCGATCGGCGGCGACAGCACGTCGGCACTACTGCGCAAAGCTCGCTTTGACAATAAGATCAAGGCCGTTGTATTACGGGTTGACAGCCCTGGCGGCAGCGCATTTGCATCAGAGCAGATCCGCCAAGAAGTGCTCGCCCTGAAAGCGGCGGGCAAACCGGTAGTCGTCAGTATGAGCAGCTTGGCCGCTTCTGGTGGTTACTGGATCTCCGCCAGCGCAGATTATATCTACGCTAACCCGGCGACTTTGACTGGTTCTATCGGCATTTTTGGTATGTTAACCACGTTTGAGGATTCGCTGGCAGCCTTAGGGATCCATACCGATGGGGTGGCCACCTCTGACTGGTCGACACTGTCGGTAACCAGGCCGCTATCTGATGGGGTCAAAGAAGTGATCCAACGCAATATAGAACGCGGTTATCTGGATTTCATCTCGTTGGTGGCGAAAGAGCGCCACATGACACTGGAACAGGTTGATAAAATCGCCCAAGGCCGTGTCTGGTCCGGTGTAAAAGCCAAGGAACTTGGTTTGGTTGATGATCTTGGCGATGAAGATGCCGCCGTTAGCAAGGCTGCCGAATTAGCTGGATTATCTAATTACGATACCCGGGTCATTGAAAAAGAGTTAACACCAGAACAGCTATTCATGCAGAAACTACTCACTAATGTTGCGGCATGGGTGCCCGCGGGTATAGCGCACACAAGTGCGGCGCAACAACTGCTGGGTCAGCTAACCTCTATCGCCGAAGAATTCGCCTCGTTCGACGATCCCAACCATGTGTACCTGTACTGCGATAGTTGCAGTTATTGA
- a CDS encoding NADPH-dependent 2,4-dienoyl-CoA reductase yields the protein MLEPLELGFTCLKNRVVMGSMHTGLEEEKGGFDKLAAFYRERVVGGVGLIVTGGISPNFRGRLTPNATQLSFSWQVGKHRIVTRAVHDAGGKICMQLLHAGRYAYHPFSVAPSKLKSPITPFTPRAMSARQVRKTIRDFGNSARLAQKAGYDGVEIMGSEGYLLNQFICSRTNQRTDEYGGNFDNRSRIAIDIVEEVRRRVGRDFIVIFRLSMLDLVDDGSSWEEVVLLAKRLEMAGVTLINTGIGWHEARIPTIATSVPRAAFSWVTAKLRQEVTIPLIATNRINMPEVIEQILASGQADMVSMARPLLADPEFVNKAAAMQDEAINTCIGCNQACLDHTFKLQRATCLVNPRAAYEKELNFVKAYTPKKLAVIGAGPAGMAFAVYAAQRGHQVTLFEARSDIGGQFNLAKEIPGKEEFSETLRYFRYQLAHWQVELRLNTPVSAELLAAHEVDEVILASGVVPRQLQLPGFDSPHVISYQQLLRGEAQAGANVAIIGAGGIGFDVAQFLGEAHSATLQPAKWYQRWGIDTTYQQRGGLLAETAKELPQRQLWLLQRKPGTPGKTLGKTTGWIHRAMLKLHGVETLSGVSYQHFDDEGLHIVVEGKARVLPVDTVVVCAGQESNLTLLPALQQLGKPLHIIGGAKLAAELDAKRAIRDGAELAMRI from the coding sequence ATGCTCGAACCTCTCGAACTGGGATTTACCTGCTTGAAAAACCGGGTGGTGATGGGATCAATGCACACCGGGCTGGAGGAGGAAAAAGGCGGCTTTGACAAGCTGGCCGCTTTTTACCGCGAACGGGTAGTGGGCGGTGTTGGCTTGATTGTTACGGGCGGTATTTCGCCCAATTTCCGCGGCCGTCTTACCCCTAATGCCACGCAATTGAGCTTCTCATGGCAAGTGGGAAAACATCGTATCGTCACCCGCGCCGTACATGATGCTGGTGGTAAAATATGTATGCAATTATTGCATGCGGGACGCTACGCCTATCATCCGTTTTCTGTGGCGCCGTCCAAACTTAAATCGCCCATCACCCCATTTACACCTAGGGCCATGTCCGCCCGACAAGTGCGCAAGACTATCCGCGATTTTGGCAACAGTGCCAGACTTGCACAAAAAGCTGGATATGATGGCGTAGAAATTATGGGCTCCGAAGGGTATCTGCTCAATCAGTTCATTTGCAGTCGTACCAACCAGCGTACCGATGAATATGGCGGTAATTTTGACAATCGCAGCCGTATTGCCATCGATATTGTTGAAGAGGTTCGCCGACGTGTTGGCCGCGATTTTATTGTGATCTTCCGTTTGTCCATGTTGGATTTGGTTGACGATGGTTCCAGTTGGGAAGAAGTGGTATTGCTGGCAAAGCGGTTGGAAATGGCGGGTGTGACATTGATTAACACGGGTATTGGCTGGCATGAAGCCCGCATTCCGACCATAGCAACCAGTGTGCCGCGGGCGGCATTCAGTTGGGTAACGGCCAAGTTGAGACAAGAGGTCACCATCCCGCTAATCGCCACCAACCGTATCAATATGCCTGAAGTTATTGAACAGATTTTAGCGAGTGGGCAGGCAGATATGGTGTCAATGGCGCGGCCATTGCTCGCAGATCCTGAGTTCGTCAACAAGGCAGCAGCCATGCAGGATGAAGCGATCAACACCTGTATTGGCTGTAATCAGGCATGTCTTGATCATACCTTCAAATTACAGCGCGCGACCTGTTTAGTGAATCCCCGCGCGGCCTATGAAAAAGAATTGAATTTCGTTAAAGCATACACACCGAAGAAGCTGGCCGTCATCGGCGCTGGCCCGGCAGGCATGGCATTTGCTGTGTATGCGGCGCAGCGGGGCCATCAAGTAACGTTATTTGAAGCCCGCAGCGATATCGGTGGCCAGTTTAATCTGGCAAAAGAGATCCCCGGTAAAGAGGAGTTCAGTGAAACTCTGCGTTACTTCCGTTATCAATTGGCGCATTGGCAGGTCGAGCTTAGATTGAATACTCCGGTTTCTGCCGAGTTGCTGGCAGCGCACGAGGTTGATGAAGTGATATTAGCGTCAGGGGTGGTTCCCAGACAGCTGCAATTGCCGGGCTTTGATAGTCCGCACGTGATCAGTTATCAGCAGTTGTTACGTGGTGAAGCCCAGGCTGGCGCTAACGTTGCCATTATTGGTGCCGGTGGCATTGGCTTTGATGTGGCGCAGTTTTTAGGGGAGGCGCATTCGGCAACCCTGCAACCGGCAAAGTGGTATCAACGCTGGGGCATTGATACCACCTATCAACAACGGGGTGGACTATTAGCCGAGACTGCCAAAGAGCTGCCACAACGGCAACTGTGGCTGTTGCAACGGAAACCGGGAACACCGGGCAAAACCCTAGGGAAAACGACTGGCTGGATCCATCGGGCAATGCTCAAATTGCATGGGGTAGAAACGTTGTCAGGCGTGAGTTACCAACACTTTGATGATGAAGGCTTGCACATTGTTGTTGAAGGCAAAGCTCGGGTATTACCAGTTGATACTGTCGTTGTATGTGCTGGCCAAGAATCTAATCTGACGTTGCTGCCAGCATTACAACAATTGGGTAAACCGCTGCACATTATTGGTGGTGCGAAACTGGCGGCGGAACTGGATGCCAAACGGGCGATCCGCGATGGCGCTGAGTTGGCAATGCGAATTTAG